In Lutra lutra chromosome 6, mLutLut1.2, whole genome shotgun sequence, the following are encoded in one genomic region:
- the VWA7 gene encoding von Willebrand factor A domain-containing protein 7 isoform X6, whose product MLPADVPLSHQSPPVLSLLLLLLQLLPPTASFFPNIWSLLAAPGSVTHQDLTEEAALNVTLQLFLEQPPPGRPPLRLKDFLGRTLLADDLFAAYFGPGFPSRRFRAALGEVSRANAAQDFLPTSRNDPDLHFDAERLGQGRMRLVGALREALVAARALEHTLARQRLGAALHTLQDFYSHSNWVELGQQQPHPHLLWPRQELRSLARVDDPTCSDCEELSCPGNLLGFTLLTSGYFGTHPSKPPDLFPNPGKCSHGGRFDRSSSQPPRGGINKDSTSPGFSPHHTLHLQAAKLALQASIQAFSLLRNRLGDRGFSRLLDISPASSLSFVLDTTGSMGEEINAAKIQARHIVEQRRGSPMEPVHYVLVPFHDPGFGPVFTTSDPDSFWQQLNEIHALGGGDEPEMCLSALELALLHTPPLSDIFVFTDASPKDAMLTSRVESLTQERRCRVTFLVTEDPSRVQGRARREVLSPLRFEPYEAVALASGGEVIFTKDEHIQDVAAIVGDSMADLVTLPLEPPVVVSGRPLVFSVDSLLQKVTVRIHREVSSFWIRNPAGVSQGQEEGEGPLGHTRRFGQFWIVTLNDPPQTGTWEIQVTAEGTPRVRVQAQTSLDFLFYFGIPMEDGPHPGLYPLTQPVAGLQTQLLVEVTGLGSRGKPGDPRPHFSHIVLRGVPDGAEQGRVPLEPTGPRERGLFTASLPPALLSTTGPFTVELIGQDGEGRGLHRAATQPCTVVPVLLEGSPGTE is encoded by the exons ATGCTCCCTGCAGACGTGCCCCTCTCCCACCAGAGCCCTCCGGTGCtgtcgctgctgctgctgctgctgcagctgctgccCCCCACAGCTTCCTTCTTCCCCAACATCTGGAGCCTCCTGGCTGCCCCCGGCTCCGTCACCCACCAGGACCTGACTGAGGAGGCGGCCCTCAACGTCACCCTACAGCTCTTCCTGGAGCAGCCGCCCCCAGGTCGGCCCCCACTTCGGCTTAAGGACTTCCTG GGCCGCACCCTCCTCGCTGACGACCTCTTTGCTGCCTACTTTGGACCTGGATTTCCTTCCCGGCGGTTCCGAGCAGCCTTAGGTGAGGTGTCTCGTGCCAATGCAGCCCAGGACTTCCTGCCAACATCCAGGAACGACCCTGACCTGCACTTCGATGCAGAGAGGCTAGGCCAGGGACGCATGCGCCTGGTGGGGGCTCTCCGGGAGGCCCTGGTGGCAGCCAGGGCCCTGGAGCACACCCTGGCCCGCCAGCGCCTCGGGGCTGCGCTTCACACTTTGCAG GATTTCTATAGTCACAGCAACTGGGTGGAACTGGGGCAGCAGCAACCACACCCTCACCTCCTCTGGCCGAGGCAGGAGCTCCGGAGCCTGGCACGAG TGGATGATCCTACCTGCTCTGATTGTGAGGAGTTGAGCTGCCCTGGGAATTTGTTGGGCTTTACACTCCTCACGTCTGGCTACTTTGGAACTCATCCCTCCAAACCTCCAG ATCTCTTTCCCAATCCAGGGAAATGTAGCCATGGGGGCCGTTTTGACCGGAGCAGTTCCCAGCCCCCACGGGGAGGCATCAACAAGGATAGCACATCCCCAggcttctccccccaccacacactaCACCTCCAGGCGGCAAAACTGGCCCTTCAGGCCTCCATCCAGGCCTTCAGTCTCCTGAGAAACCGCCTGGGAGACAGAGGTTTCTCCAG ACTGCTGGACATcagcccagcctccagcctgAGCTTCGTCCTGGACACTACAGGCAGTATGGGTGAGGAGATCAATGCTGCCAAAATCCAGGCTCGCCACATTGTGGAACAGCGGCGGGGCAGCCCCATGGAGCCCGTCCACTACGTCCTGGTGCCTTTCCACGATCCAG ggTTTGGTCCTGTCTTTACAACCAGTGACCCTGACAGCTTCTGGCAACAGCTCAATGAGATCCATGCTTTGGGGGGTGGAGATGAGCCTGAGATGTGCCTGTCGGCCCTGGAG ctgGCTCTGCTGCACACCCCTCCGCTCTCAGACATCTTTGTCTTCACTGACGCCTCCCCCAAGGATGCCATGCTCACCAGCCGGGTGGAATCCCTAACTCAAGAGCGGCGCTGCAGA GTGACGTTCCTAGTGACTGAAGACCCATCGAGGGTTCAGGGCCGAGCTCGGCGTGAGGTCTTGTCCCCTCTGCGTTTTGAACCATATGAAGCGGTGGCCCTGGCCTCAGGAGGAGAGGTCATCTTCACCAAGGACGAGCACATTCAAGATGTGGCCGCCATTGTTGGGGACAGCATGGCTGACCTG GTTACCCTTCCCCTGGAGCCTCCTGTTGTGGTGTCTGGGAGGCCACTTGTGTTCAGTGTGGATTCGCTGCTCCAGAAGGTCACAGTTCGGATCCACAGGGAGGTCAGCAGCTTCTGGATCAGGAACCCTGCAG GGGTCTCCCAGGGCCAGGAGGAAGGTGAGGGGCCTCTAGGACACACGCGTCGCTTTGGGCAGTTCTGGATAGTTACCTTGAATGACCCGCCACAGACAGGGACCTGGGAGATCCAGGTCACAGCTGAGGGCACGCCCCGGGTGAGAGTGCAAG CTCAGACATCTCTGGACTTCCTCTTCTACTTTGGGATTCCCATGGAGGATGGCCCCCACCCTGGCCTCTACCCCCTGACTCAGCCAGTTGCAG GCCTCCAGACCCAGCTGCTGGTAGAGGTGACAGGGCTAGGCTCCAGAGGCAAGCCCGGAGACCCTCGACCACACTTCTCCCACATCGTCCTTCGAGGGGTCCCTGATGGTGCTGAGCAGGGCCGGGTGCCTCTGGAGCCCACAGGACCGCGGGAGCGTGGTCTCTTCACCGCCTCGCTCCCACCGGCGCTTCTGTCCACCACGGGACCCTTCACTGTGGAGCTGATCGGCCAGGACGGAGAGGGGCGAGGCCTGCACCGAGCGGCCACCCAGCCATGCACCGTGGTTCCCGTCCTTCTGGAG GGTTCGCCTGGAACTGAATGA